A genomic segment from uncultured Flavobacterium sp. encodes:
- a CDS encoding efflux RND transporter periplasmic adaptor subunit: protein MQAPFVTVKTQDVPIYKDFAGQTFGELDIQLIARVDGILTGIHFKEGQKVKKGQLLYTIDPLEYETKVEQVRGQVAAAQSVLANADEELKRIRPLATMNAVSKRELDAAVAKDKAAKSNYASVQANLRNQELERSYCNIISPIDGVIGLSNARLGDYITKMGNASQLNTVSKLDKVRVQFTVSESDYLKYQKRTKQGETITDLQLILSDGSIHPEKGTLNFSDTKIDPTTGTVTIEAQFPNPDGTLRSGQFGKVRVLIRTEKNAIVIPQKAVTEIQGLFQVSIIDDKNTIETRMVEVGQKIGVDWIITKGLKANEKVAIIGNQFIQPGSVVVPIPYVADKKQIISSKND from the coding sequence ATGCAAGCACCATTTGTAACGGTAAAAACTCAAGACGTCCCCATTTACAAAGACTTTGCCGGACAGACCTTTGGGGAGTTAGATATTCAATTAATTGCAAGAGTAGATGGTATCTTGACAGGAATTCACTTTAAAGAAGGCCAAAAAGTTAAAAAAGGACAATTACTATACACAATAGATCCTTTAGAATATGAAACCAAGGTAGAACAAGTACGCGGACAAGTAGCTGCTGCCCAAAGTGTTTTGGCCAATGCCGATGAAGAACTAAAAAGAATTAGACCGCTTGCAACTATGAATGCTGTGAGCAAACGAGAATTAGATGCCGCAGTAGCCAAAGACAAAGCTGCAAAATCTAATTATGCAAGTGTTCAGGCGAATTTAAGAAACCAAGAACTAGAACGAAGCTATTGCAACATTATATCTCCAATTGATGGCGTTATCGGACTTTCGAATGCGAGATTAGGAGATTACATTACAAAAATGGGTAACGCTTCACAATTAAATACAGTTTCAAAACTCGACAAAGTACGCGTACAATTTACAGTTAGCGAATCTGATTATCTAAAATATCAAAAGCGTACCAAACAAGGCGAAACAATCACTGATCTACAATTAATATTATCTGATGGAAGCATTCATCCTGAAAAAGGAACCCTGAACTTTTCAGATACTAAAATAGATCCCACAACAGGAACTGTAACTATTGAAGCACAGTTCCCAAATCCCGACGGGACTTTACGTTCGGGGCAATTTGGGAAAGTTCGCGTTCTAATTCGCACAGAAAAAAATGCAATCGTAATTCCTCAAAAAGCGGTTACCGAAATTCAGGGGCTTTTTCAGGTTTCTATAATTGATGATAAAAACACTATAGAAACCCGAATGGTAGAAGTTGGTCAGAAAATAGGTGTCGACTGGATTATTACTAAAGGACTAAAAGCAAACGAAAAAGTCGCCATAATTGGTAATCAATTTATTCAGCCCGGATCAGTAGTTGTTCCAATCCCTTATGTGGCGGATAAAAAACAGATTATATCATCAAAAAACGACTAA
- a CDS encoding two-component regulator propeller domain-containing protein has product MNKLKSFLVICLLSISAFGQNYPIRHLDISSGLSNNSVASIYQDQNGYMWFGTFDGLNRYDGNDFKIYRHDHTDPNSIQGNAISCIEGDYKNNLWIGTTAGPVVFNAERSSFTPLKYIGIDKKVKPLKITAYEIIAVHSQKMILVATKEMIVAYKEDEQTGTAIPFNGKLNYIARSISYNSKKQIFYVFITGTGLCQYDIKSKKLTLLNNTITGANCIKLTNEGLWIGSDEGAYLYNDSLNTYSKNYFLEKTVVRDFFQQENRLWIATDGAGLYTITKNESTPVLYRANGPVSLLKSKSLYDIFESKTGEMWFGTLRGGVSMMGKKPLYFNHFKSKDPLNNKEDEDPAANFMLSFCEDDKKNIWIGTDGAGMRYWNRKQNTYGVYSTTSSGSRKLQSNFVTSIVRDSDNAIWVAMWKGGVCRINPNSKAIENFSIYNQFTKKAEQESWLLFLDSKNTLWLAITNSGALYQFDRKQNKFICYSNTLRDVTCLYETKDGKIWGGTFNSFFEIEPKTKKVKSYHSEYTIRCITEDQNKNLWIGTVEGGLLLFDRKTDTSKKYTTQNGLSSNTVLRLLEDKKGNLWMSTYHGISRLNPKNNTFRNFGVSDGLQGNQFSWNAGTKLSTGEFIFGGINGFNVFDPENIKDKKNTGKFLLNDLLVNNQSLKLDSPYITEKKLEMISSVELPYDKSALSFDFVYLDYVNSEKINTAYFLEGWDKNWNYASKDNRANYSRLTEGTYVFKVKTTDVFGNWTNEVTLATVKILPPWYRTWLAYTFYLIAAIAAIYAYVGYHKNKERLRYEIKLARMEHKKDKEHAEKQFSMFTYIAHELRTPLSLIINPLKSAIERKNRSEDDLDLNLAYKNAKRLLSLTDQLLLFRKAETDLDELKISKINLNSLCREIYKSFTQMAAVKSLNYQFIEENTPTEIYGDYEKLEITLFNLISNAFKFTPNNGSISIEIIENLANVSIIISDTGSGINENEIDTIFEKFKQSQSKASNGFGIGLYVAKYFVNKHHGEIQCKSKVGEGTSFIIKLPKGNGHFAEMNIDENHAHMSPLVGELLEGMPADNQNTPKSSNQPANINIQEELISTKKVLLIVEDNPEMNHYLVQLFFKNYIVYSAANGLEGLKLVEKHMPDIVLSDISMEGMNGLDLCKKIKQNDDFSHIPVILLTATTSNDIHLQSITEGADDYVTKPFDSDILLARVDSVLRNRGQLRKYFLDSITLRENVNKVPTEYKEFLDKCIEIVEANLENNDFNLKTFSAEMGMSHSSLYKKIKTISGQTVNVFIRSIRIRRAAVIMLTENINIAQVGPQVGIEDQRYFRQQFVKLFGMKPSEYIKKYRNSFNKELNIIQKRDIT; this is encoded by the coding sequence ATGAATAAGCTAAAGTCCTTTCTTGTTATTTGTCTTCTTTCTATAAGTGCATTTGGACAGAATTACCCAATAAGGCATCTTGATATTTCCTCAGGACTTTCTAACAATTCAGTTGCGTCAATATATCAGGATCAAAATGGTTATATGTGGTTTGGAACTTTTGATGGACTAAACAGATATGATGGAAATGACTTTAAAATTTATCGTCATGACCATACTGATCCTAATTCTATTCAGGGAAATGCTATAAGCTGCATTGAAGGTGATTACAAAAATAATTTGTGGATTGGAACAACTGCAGGACCAGTGGTTTTTAATGCAGAACGCTCCTCTTTTACTCCATTAAAATATATTGGAATTGATAAAAAGGTTAAACCTTTAAAAATTACGGCGTATGAGATAATTGCTGTACACTCTCAAAAAATGATTCTTGTTGCTACAAAAGAGATGATCGTGGCTTATAAAGAAGACGAGCAAACTGGAACAGCAATACCTTTTAATGGAAAACTAAATTATATCGCAAGATCAATATCTTATAATTCGAAAAAACAAATCTTCTATGTTTTTATAACCGGAACTGGTCTTTGTCAATATGATATTAAATCAAAAAAACTAACGCTTCTTAACAATACAATTACAGGCGCAAATTGTATTAAATTGACAAATGAAGGACTCTGGATTGGCTCAGACGAAGGTGCATATTTATACAATGACAGCCTGAATACTTATTCTAAAAATTACTTTCTGGAAAAAACAGTCGTACGTGATTTTTTTCAGCAAGAAAACAGACTTTGGATTGCTACTGATGGAGCTGGTCTTTACACTATTACAAAAAACGAATCTACTCCTGTTTTATATCGTGCCAATGGTCCTGTTTCCTTGCTTAAAAGTAAATCCCTATATGATATCTTCGAAAGTAAAACCGGAGAAATGTGGTTCGGAACACTTCGTGGCGGCGTGAGTATGATGGGGAAAAAGCCACTTTATTTCAATCATTTTAAAAGCAAAGATCCGCTGAACAATAAAGAAGATGAAGATCCTGCGGCAAACTTCATGCTTTCTTTCTGCGAAGATGACAAGAAAAATATCTGGATAGGTACAGATGGCGCCGGAATGCGATATTGGAACAGAAAACAAAATACCTACGGCGTTTACTCGACAACATCATCTGGCAGCAGAAAACTGCAAAGTAATTTTGTTACAAGCATAGTCAGAGATTCTGATAATGCTATCTGGGTCGCCATGTGGAAAGGCGGAGTCTGCCGTATCAATCCAAATTCAAAGGCGATTGAGAATTTCTCCATTTATAATCAATTTACTAAAAAAGCAGAACAGGAATCCTGGCTGCTGTTTTTAGATTCAAAAAATACGTTGTGGCTTGCCATAACAAACTCAGGTGCACTATATCAATTTGATCGAAAACAAAATAAATTCATCTGCTATAGTAACACTTTACGCGATGTTACTTGTCTCTACGAAACTAAAGACGGAAAAATCTGGGGCGGAACATTCAATTCCTTTTTTGAGATTGAACCCAAAACAAAAAAAGTAAAAAGCTATCATTCTGAGTACACAATAAGATGTATTACTGAAGATCAAAATAAAAATCTTTGGATTGGAACCGTCGAAGGTGGTTTGCTTTTATTTGATCGAAAAACAGACACTTCTAAAAAATATACAACTCAAAACGGGCTTTCGAGTAATACCGTACTTCGCCTTTTAGAAGACAAAAAAGGAAATTTATGGATGAGTACGTATCACGGAATTTCAAGATTGAATCCTAAAAACAATACTTTCAGAAATTTTGGAGTCTCTGATGGACTGCAGGGCAATCAATTTAGCTGGAATGCGGGCACAAAACTTTCTACAGGAGAATTTATTTTTGGAGGTATAAACGGATTCAATGTTTTTGATCCTGAGAATATAAAAGACAAAAAAAATACGGGTAAATTTTTATTGAATGATTTGCTGGTAAACAATCAGTCTTTAAAATTAGACAGCCCTTATATAACCGAAAAAAAACTCGAAATGATAAGTAGTGTCGAACTTCCTTATGATAAATCGGCATTAAGTTTTGATTTTGTTTATCTTGATTATGTCAATTCCGAAAAAATAAATACTGCTTACTTTCTCGAAGGTTGGGATAAAAACTGGAATTATGCTTCAAAAGATAACAGAGCAAATTATTCCAGATTGACCGAAGGAACTTATGTTTTTAAAGTAAAAACAACCGATGTTTTTGGAAATTGGACCAATGAAGTAACTTTGGCAACGGTAAAAATCCTTCCTCCTTGGTACAGAACATGGTTGGCATATACATTTTATCTAATTGCTGCAATCGCTGCGATTTACGCTTATGTAGGTTATCATAAAAATAAGGAAAGACTTCGCTACGAAATAAAACTTGCCCGAATGGAGCATAAAAAAGACAAGGAACATGCCGAAAAACAGTTTTCTATGTTTACTTATATAGCGCATGAATTGCGAACTCCTTTATCCTTAATTATAAATCCGCTTAAAAGTGCCATTGAAAGAAAAAATCGTTCTGAGGATGATCTTGACCTAAATCTTGCCTATAAAAATGCAAAACGATTATTGAGTCTTACCGATCAATTATTATTGTTTAGAAAAGCAGAAACCGATCTTGATGAACTCAAAATTTCGAAGATTAATTTAAACTCGCTTTGTCGTGAAATCTACAAAAGCTTTACACAAATGGCGGCTGTAAAAAGTTTAAATTATCAATTTATTGAAGAAAATACACCGACCGAAATATATGGCGATTATGAAAAATTAGAGATTACGCTGTTCAATTTAATCTCAAATGCTTTCAAATTCACTCCTAATAATGGATCAATAAGTATTGAGATAATTGAGAATCTTGCCAATGTTTCGATCATTATATCTGATACCGGAAGCGGAATCAATGAAAATGAAATAGACACTATTTTCGAAAAATTCAAACAAAGTCAGTCTAAAGCCAGTAATGGTTTTGGAATAGGACTTTATGTTGCCAAATATTTCGTGAATAAACATCATGGCGAAATACAGTGTAAAAGTAAAGTTGGAGAAGGCACTTCGTTCATTATTAAGCTTCCGAAAGGAAACGGTCATTTTGCAGAAATGAACATCGATGAGAATCATGCACATATGTCACCTCTTGTGGGAGAACTTCTTGAAGGAATGCCAGCAGATAATCAAAATACACCTAAAAGCAGCAATCAACCAGCAAATATAAATATACAGGAAGAATTAATCAGTACAAAAAAAGTATTGTTAATTGTTGAAGACAATCCCGAAATGAATCATTATCTGGTACAGCTTTTCTTCAAAAATTATATTGTTTATTCGGCAGCAAATGGGCTCGAAGGACTGAAACTTGTTGAAAAACACATGCCTGATATTGTACTAAGCGATATTTCTATGGAAGGCATGAACGGTTTGGATTTATGTAAAAAAATCAAACAAAATGATGATTTTAGCCATATTCCGGTAATACTTCTCACGGCTACAACCAGTAATGACATTCATTTGCAAAGTATTACAGAAGGTGCCGATGATTACGTTACCAAACCTTTTGACAGCGATATACTGCTGGCACGAGTAGATTCTGTTCTTCGAAACAGAGGGCAATTACGTAAGTATTTCCTAGACAGCATAACACTTCGTGAAAATGTAAATAAAGTTCCTACTGAATATAAAGAATTTCTTGACAAATGCATCGAGATCGTAGAAGCTAATCTTGAAAACAATGATTTTAATCTAAAGACTTTTTCTGCTGAAATGGGTATGAGTCATTCAAGTCTTTATAAAAAGATTAAAACAATTTCGGGACAAACCGTAAATGTTTTTATCAGATCTATCCGAATCCGCAGAGCCGCAGTAATTATGCTTACTGAAAATATTAATATCGCACAGGTTGGCCCTCAGGTCGGAATAGAAGATCAGCGCTATTTTCGTCAACAGTTCGTAAAATTGTTTGGGATGAAACCTTCTGAATATATCAAAAAATATAGAAATTCTTTTAATAAAGAATTGAATATCATTCAGAAAAGAGATATTACATAA